In Kineococcus sp. NBC_00420, a single genomic region encodes these proteins:
- a CDS encoding GNAT family N-acetyltransferase produces MTTSSVRRLAPDHTVLEGRAEVAAHLARSHDLHGRPGTPATATTAWLRRVLDVAPPASVWAVHVRQGQDEAAVVVVDRVHDSGRVSELLAGGGGYAASFPATSPEVADRLGVVLAEEARRRGSELHLAELPDDPRVHALAAGAGARLLDLAPVPFVLRPQDGAPLVSGGMRKNLRKTHNRIVHDGVHLEFEFSDDAATFEATLPDLEAAYRDRDAAHGLVCALDTPSGRDTWRHRLAALGDLGRRELAVLRLDGDLAAYVVGVRDGARYGVFEGRFVTRWARYSPGRLLEHEVLVRAFAEHGAELLDWMTGVAPETLLAVTGSERRLVLRGW; encoded by the coding sequence GTGACCACGTCGTCGGTGCGCCGGCTCGCACCCGACCACACCGTGCTGGAAGGCCGCGCCGAGGTGGCCGCGCACCTGGCGCGTTCCCACGACCTGCACGGCCGTCCGGGAACTCCCGCCACGGCCACCACGGCCTGGTTGCGCAGGGTCCTCGACGTCGCGCCGCCCGCCTCGGTCTGGGCCGTGCACGTCCGGCAGGGGCAGGACGAGGCGGCCGTCGTCGTCGTCGACCGCGTGCACGACAGCGGCCGGGTCAGCGAACTCCTCGCGGGGGGCGGCGGGTACGCCGCCTCCTTCCCGGCCACGTCCCCGGAGGTCGCCGACCGGCTCGGGGTGGTCCTGGCGGAAGAGGCACGGCGCCGGGGGAGCGAACTGCACCTGGCCGAACTGCCCGACGACCCGCGCGTGCACGCCCTGGCCGCCGGGGCCGGGGCCCGGCTGCTCGACCTGGCCCCGGTGCCCTTCGTGCTGCGCCCGCAGGACGGCGCCCCGCTGGTGAGCGGGGGGATGCGGAAGAACCTGCGCAAGACCCACAACCGGATCGTCCACGACGGGGTGCACCTCGAGTTCGAGTTCAGCGACGACGCGGCGACGTTCGAGGCGACGCTGCCCGACCTCGAGGCGGCCTACCGGGACCGCGACGCGGCGCACGGCCTCGTGTGCGCGCTGGACACCCCGTCCGGACGCGACACCTGGCGGCACCGGCTGGCCGCGCTGGGCGACCTCGGCCGGCGTGAACTCGCGGTCCTGCGCCTCGACGGCGACCTCGCGGCCTACGTCGTGGGCGTCCGGGACGGGGCGCGCTACGGCGTGTTCGAGGGGCGGTTCGTGACCCGCTGGGCGCGCTACTCGCCGGGTCGGTTGCTGGAGCACGAGGTCCTGGTCCGGGCGTTCGCCGAGCACGGGGCCGAGCTGCTGGACTGGATGACCGGGGTCGCCCCGGAGACGCTGCTGGCCGTCACCGGTTCCGAGCGGCGGTTGGTGCTCCGCGGCTGGTGA
- a CDS encoding N-acetylmuramic acid 6-phosphate etherase: MTSPTSASETAASETAASETAASETEGLPTEQRHPGTAHLDEVDSLEVLRMLNDADRGVADAVTAVLPQLAALVDATVAALRRGGGVHYVGAGTSGRLAVLDAAELRPTFTLEPGRFVAHLAGGERALTDAVENAEDDEDAGAAAVASLGPDDVVVGIAASGRTPFVAGALRAARARGATTALVANVPAPRLAGLADHVLAVDTGPEVLTGSTRLKAGTATKMVLNGFSTAVMVGLGRTYSNLMVSLVATNAKLEARSVRVLQEITGLTAAAAAETLARADGELPTALVVALTGRDPAAAREALARTDGSVRAAVALPGEQGVGDAFQPFRP; encoded by the coding sequence GTGACCAGCCCGACCTCGGCGTCCGAGACCGCAGCCTCCGAAACCGCAGCCTCCGAGACCGCAGCCTCCGAGACCGAAGGCCTGCCGACCGAGCAGCGCCACCCCGGCACCGCCCACCTCGACGAGGTCGACAGCCTCGAGGTGCTGCGGATGCTCAACGACGCCGACCGCGGGGTCGCCGACGCCGTGACGGCCGTGCTCCCTCAGCTCGCGGCCCTCGTCGACGCGACCGTCGCGGCCCTGCGGCGCGGGGGCGGCGTCCACTACGTCGGCGCGGGCACCTCCGGGCGGCTCGCGGTGCTCGACGCCGCGGAGCTGCGCCCCACCTTCACCCTCGAACCCGGCCGGTTCGTCGCCCACCTCGCGGGGGGCGAGCGCGCCCTCACCGACGCGGTCGAGAACGCGGAGGACGACGAGGACGCCGGAGCCGCGGCGGTGGCGTCGCTCGGTCCCGACGACGTGGTGGTCGGGATCGCCGCGTCGGGCCGGACCCCCTTCGTGGCCGGGGCGTTGCGCGCGGCCCGCGCCCGCGGGGCCACCACGGCGCTGGTCGCGAACGTCCCCGCACCGCGCCTCGCTGGGCTCGCCGACCACGTCCTCGCCGTCGACACCGGTCCCGAGGTCCTCACCGGCTCGACCCGGTTGAAGGCCGGGACGGCGACGAAGATGGTGCTCAACGGGTTCTCGACCGCCGTCATGGTCGGGCTGGGCCGCACCTACTCCAACCTGATGGTGTCCCTGGTCGCCACCAACGCCAAGCTCGAGGCGCGCAGCGTCCGCGTCCTGCAGGAGATCACGGGACTGACCGCGGCCGCCGCCGCGGAGACCCTCGCCCGGGCGGACGGTGAACTGCCCACCGCGCTGGTCGTGGCGCTCACCGGCCGCGACCCCGCCGCGGCCCGGGAGGCGCTGGCGCGGACGGACGGTTCCGTGCGCGCCGCCGTCGCGCTACCGGGGGAGCAGGGCGTCGGCGACGCGTTCCAGCCGTTCCGTCCGTGA
- a CDS encoding oxygenase MpaB family protein, with translation MPALRDPSRPTSDLARRVRQAFRSRVSGDPTGVPDWVRDIALVGTGPGWFDPEGVVWRVHGDLSTLVGGIAALLGQGAHPLASAGVQRHSSYRSDPWARLAGTARWLVLTTFGSAELAEREAGRVRAMHERVRGTTAAGRAYSASDPELLRWVHLTFTDAFLAAQTAVGQDLAPRFGRAWGDDYVADWARSARALGAEDLPSSRAGLAEALRELEPHLEPVPAELLGFIADPSGLNRVERGFYAELGRAAQLVVSPSVARFAGVPGRGDRSPAARARLLRARWELRALHLTLGRFSPSEEAARFRTGSAPRPDWLDAHPA, from the coding sequence GTGCCCGCCCTGCGAGACCCCTCGCGCCCCACCTCCGACCTCGCCCGGCGCGTTCGTCAGGCCTTCCGCAGCCGCGTCTCCGGCGATCCCACCGGGGTACCGGACTGGGTGCGCGACATCGCCCTCGTCGGGACCGGGCCCGGGTGGTTCGACCCCGAGGGCGTGGTCTGGCGGGTCCACGGCGACCTCTCGACCCTCGTCGGCGGGATCGCGGCCCTGCTCGGGCAGGGCGCGCACCCGCTGGCCTCGGCGGGGGTGCAGCGTCACTCCTCCTACCGCAGCGACCCGTGGGCCCGGCTCGCCGGGACGGCCCGCTGGCTGGTGCTGACGACGTTCGGCTCGGCGGAGCTCGCCGAGCGCGAGGCCGGCCGGGTGCGGGCGATGCACGAACGGGTGCGCGGCACGACGGCCGCGGGCCGGGCCTACTCGGCGTCCGACCCGGAACTGCTGCGCTGGGTCCACCTGACCTTCACCGACGCCTTCCTGGCCGCGCAGACCGCCGTCGGGCAGGACCTCGCACCGCGGTTCGGCCGGGCCTGGGGCGACGACTACGTCGCGGACTGGGCGCGCAGTGCCCGGGCGCTCGGGGCGGAGGACCTCCCGTCCTCGCGGGCCGGGCTGGCGGAGGCCCTGCGGGAGCTGGAACCGCACCTGGAACCGGTGCCGGCGGAGCTGCTGGGTTTCATCGCCGACCCGAGCGGTCTGAACCGCGTCGAACGAGGTTTCTACGCCGAGCTGGGGCGGGCGGCGCAGCTGGTGGTCTCCCCGTCGGTGGCGCGCTTCGCCGGGGTCCCCGGCCGGGGTGACCGCTCGCCCGCGGCCCGGGCCCGTCTCCTCCGCGCCCGGTGGGAGCTGCGGGCGCTGCACCTGACCCTCGGCCGGTTCAGCCCCTCGGAGGAGGCGGCCCGGTTCCGCACCGGGTCGGCGCCCCGGCCGGACTGGCTCGACGCACACCCCGCCTGA
- a CDS encoding ATP-binding protein, giving the protein MEGPERFVQVHLLGLPVQARVRFGQHLQELTRELSLIRIAAQDGEDPSLPLRLLQIAAELDTTYVAFRAAPDAVIAAALAAGDDFCDVTYTVPLSAGVFVQGLGRVLEEADAFCRSEQLLSLPASQEVVAYRRWFVEESVRQLAGEEPRAWRPPAGTSFVPGPRPSAHSLAPRPGPRPDGVGESAGDLVGEPMVMESMASSVASARRYVRGVLRGLDAEDLEEAAELAVSELVTNAVLHARTDFSLAVRTLPSGRVRIEVRDSSPAPLQPRHFATTATTGRGLQLVASLSTNWGVEQLSPGPGKVVWFEPRVLDAEPLLDLAEWDLDTLL; this is encoded by the coding sequence GTGGAGGGACCGGAGCGCTTCGTCCAGGTGCACCTGCTCGGACTCCCCGTCCAGGCCCGCGTGCGGTTCGGCCAGCACCTGCAGGAACTCACGCGCGAGCTCTCCCTCATCCGCATCGCGGCCCAGGACGGCGAGGATCCGAGCCTGCCGCTGCGGTTGCTGCAGATCGCCGCGGAGCTCGACACCACCTACGTCGCCTTCCGGGCGGCGCCGGACGCCGTGATCGCCGCCGCGCTCGCCGCGGGGGACGACTTCTGCGACGTCACCTACACCGTGCCGCTCAGCGCGGGCGTCTTCGTCCAGGGGCTGGGCCGGGTCCTCGAGGAGGCCGACGCCTTCTGCCGGTCCGAGCAGCTCCTCAGCCTGCCCGCCTCCCAGGAGGTGGTCGCCTACCGGCGGTGGTTCGTCGAGGAGTCGGTGCGTCAGCTGGCCGGCGAGGAACCGCGCGCCTGGCGTCCCCCGGCCGGGACCTCGTTCGTTCCCGGCCCGCGGCCGTCGGCGCACTCGCTCGCCCCGCGCCCCGGCCCCCGGCCCGACGGTGTCGGCGAGAGCGCGGGGGACCTGGTGGGGGAACCGATGGTCATGGAGTCGATGGCCAGCAGCGTCGCCTCGGCCCGTCGCTACGTGCGCGGGGTGCTGCGCGGTCTCGACGCCGAGGACCTGGAGGAGGCCGCGGAGCTCGCGGTCTCCGAACTGGTCACCAACGCCGTCCTGCACGCTCGCACCGACTTCTCCCTCGCGGTCCGGACGCTGCCCTCGGGCCGGGTCCGGATCGAGGTCCGGGACTCCTCGCCGGCGCCCCTGCAACCGCGGCACTTCGCCACGACCGCGACCACCGGCCGCGGTCTGCAACTGGTCGCCTCGCTCTCGACGAACTGGGGCGTGGAGCAGCTGTCCCCGGGCCCGGGCAAGGTCGTCTGGTTCGAACCGCGGGTGCTCGACGCCGAACCGCTGCTCGACCTGGCCGAGTGGGACCTCGACACCCTGCTCTGA
- a CDS encoding Atu2307/SP_0267 family LLM class monooxygenase, with product MHVGVDNFVSAITDPATGQVVGPEERMQDLLDEIVLADQSGVHAFGIGEHHRPEFYDSAPVVVLAAAAARTTRIRLASAVLVLSAADPVRVFQEFSTLDLIAHGRTDLVVGRGSFTEAYPLFGLDLRDYASLFEEKLDLLLRLRASEKVTWSGRHRPELLDQGVYPRPVQHPLPVWVGVGGTPESFVRAGLLGLPLVVAIIGGEPARFRPLVDLYRRAGAEAGHAPETLRVALHLPGFVDHTSAAARDAFFPGWFEMMGRIGRERGFAPPNRAQFEQQAGPEGAFVIGDPDTVAGKLTRIAASLGGVERISLQMTNPQTSHASLMRSIELLGSAVVPAVA from the coding sequence ATGCACGTCGGAGTCGACAACTTCGTCTCGGCCATCACCGACCCGGCGACCGGTCAGGTGGTCGGGCCGGAGGAGCGGATGCAGGACCTCCTCGACGAGATCGTCCTCGCCGACCAGTCCGGGGTCCACGCCTTCGGGATCGGCGAGCACCACCGACCCGAGTTCTACGACTCGGCCCCCGTCGTGGTGCTGGCCGCGGCCGCCGCGCGCACCACCCGCATCCGCCTCGCCAGCGCCGTCCTGGTCCTCAGCGCCGCGGACCCGGTCCGGGTGTTCCAGGAGTTCTCCACCCTCGACCTCATCGCCCACGGCCGCACCGACCTCGTCGTCGGCCGGGGTTCGTTCACCGAGGCCTACCCGTTGTTCGGTCTCGACCTGCGCGACTACGCCTCCCTGTTCGAGGAGAAGCTCGACCTGCTGCTGCGGCTGCGCGCCTCCGAGAAGGTGACCTGGTCCGGCCGCCACCGCCCGGAACTGCTCGACCAGGGCGTCTACCCGCGTCCGGTGCAGCACCCGCTGCCCGTGTGGGTGGGGGTCGGGGGGACCCCGGAGTCCTTCGTCCGCGCGGGGCTCCTCGGGCTGCCCCTGGTGGTCGCCATCATCGGCGGTGAACCGGCCCGGTTCCGCCCGCTCGTCGACCTCTACCGCCGCGCCGGTGCCGAGGCCGGGCACGCCCCCGAGACCCTGCGGGTGGCCCTGCACCTGCCGGGGTTCGTCGACCACACCTCCGCGGCGGCCCGGGACGCGTTCTTCCCCGGCTGGTTCGAGATGATGGGCCGCATCGGGCGGGAACGGGGTTTCGCCCCGCCGAACCGGGCCCAGTTCGAGCAGCAGGCCGGACCCGAGGGGGCCTTCGTCATCGGCGACCCCGACACGGTGGCCGGGAAGCTCACCCGGATCGCGGCGTCGCTCGGCGGGGTGGAACGCATCTCGCTGCAGATGACCAACCCGCAGACCTCGCACGCGAGCCTGATGCGCAGCATCGAACTGCTCGGCAGCGCGGTGGTTCCCGCGGTCGCCTGA
- a CDS encoding aldo/keto reductase, with translation METLEVAGLGPVSRVGLGTWQFGSREWGYGTQYADGPAGEIVRRALELGVTLFDTAEVYAFGRSERILGDALGGSRRDVVVASKVFPVLPLPAVVHQRAVASARRLGLDRIPLYQVHQANPVFPDTVVMPGLQRLLAEGRIGAVGVSNYSLARWRQADRALGVPVVSNQVQFSLAHPGPLADLVPFAAANDRIVIAYSPLAQGLLGGRYSEANRPGGVRAANPLFAVDNLRRAQPLLDTLREVAAGHGVRPAQAALAWLVAQPRVVVIPGASSVEQLEFNVEAAQVRLEPAALAALTEAARSFNPASPVRLLRDAGIARLAGAAARGTR, from the coding sequence ATGGAAACCCTCGAGGTGGCCGGGCTCGGCCCGGTCTCGCGCGTCGGGCTGGGCACGTGGCAGTTCGGCTCGCGGGAGTGGGGCTACGGCACGCAGTACGCCGACGGTCCCGCGGGTGAGATCGTGCGCCGGGCCCTGGAACTCGGGGTGACCCTCTTCGACACGGCCGAGGTCTACGCCTTCGGGCGCAGCGAACGGATCCTGGGTGACGCGCTCGGGGGAAGCCGTCGCGACGTCGTCGTCGCGAGCAAGGTCTTCCCGGTCCTGCCGCTGCCCGCCGTCGTCCACCAGCGGGCGGTGGCGAGCGCGCGCCGTCTCGGTCTCGACCGGATCCCGCTCTACCAGGTGCACCAGGCGAACCCGGTCTTCCCGGACACCGTCGTCATGCCCGGCCTGCAGCGTCTGCTGGCCGAAGGACGCATCGGCGCCGTGGGGGTCTCGAACTACTCCCTCGCGCGCTGGCGGCAGGCGGACCGGGCGCTCGGCGTCCCGGTGGTCAGCAACCAGGTGCAGTTCTCCCTGGCCCACCCCGGGCCGCTGGCGGACCTGGTGCCCTTCGCCGCGGCGAACGACCGGATCGTCATCGCCTACAGCCCGCTGGCGCAGGGGCTGCTGGGTGGGAGGTACTCCGAGGCGAACCGCCCCGGTGGGGTCCGGGCGGCGAACCCGTTGTTCGCGGTCGACAACCTGCGGCGCGCCCAGCCGCTGCTCGACACCCTGCGCGAGGTCGCGGCCGGGCACGGGGTCCGCCCGGCCCAGGCGGCGCTGGCCTGGCTGGTGGCCCAACCCCGGGTGGTCGTGATCCCGGGGGCCTCCAGCGTCGAGCAGCTGGAGTTCAACGTCGAGGCCGCGCAGGTCCGGCTGGAACCCGCGGCGCTGGCGGCCCTGACCGAGGCGGCGCGCTCGTTCAACCCGGCGTCGCCGGTGCGTCTGCTGCGCGACGCGGGGATCGCCCGGCTGGCGGGCGCGGCCGCGCGCGGAACGCGCTGA